The genomic stretch agcccgcaacacaagcagccccccctgttttgcgtgctcaaacccgagcccaaaacccgctccaaacagctaccaaacccgtgcccattaaccctaaaccataccctagtatcctacccatattaccttagcttaaccaccaagaaaacccccatacaaaccctaaaaaccccacgaattagctgatggacagcaaaTATGCGAAAAGTGCCCGAtcgcttgttgccctacttctacccttcgaaactccttataaatacccccccccccttcaccatacattcattcctctaagttctccccacatcataCTGCAAgtaacaaccatcaatcgtccaaaaaaaccctaaactaaagccgtcacagccgctcgaaaacagggacacaaatcgtGTTTTtgagtttctgtcgtggtctttggccttgattctcgtgcacaaatcccattaaaacttctggtttgtttccatattcacaaaattcagtctttctagtttccaaaacatctttcggtttgaaaaatcgttgagaaacgaagtcgtggtgagcgattgaaaatcgctgctcaagtctgccttttgaacgtgtttgtttcgtgatttcaaaattcaatttcaattgtctacgtcgacgacggcccctcgagataaaatctacgatcgattacgacccaagacggtgtcaacgatacatgtaggttgagggtgcattaaaactcccttctctcctttttatttcgtttttttattgtttatttactaaccattgtctaacatcgtctaactaatatcgaaactagaatagtttgagtatgagttaaagtaccattccggcacccgcgttgacttgagatgggaaagaaatccgccatatcggtcggtcgtacaccccgtctcatttacatatcctcgtgttggaatagggcaatttaataaatcgagtttatttaatttatgtgtatttatttttaaccatataaaaatcaattttttatgattttccagacctataatttgtaattttaatttaggtagattttcataatttattgcattgatttagtatttattttgcaattagcaatgtattaattcaaaaccAGCGCAGTGCACGGGTCAATTCTGACATATCTCGAAAATTTCAaatccgtgcagtgcacgggtttgtccaggttttgtgttttaatttgcttccttgtttgactttgtttgattaatccttagtttaattagtttatgttttagattttaatttactttatttataatttatattgtatgtatgagctaaccactaatgtttgttaatacatcttatgctaagcgtaagccttcccatccctctctttggatgtgttttttctagtttaatcaatgaacctcacatgctaaaccacttcgacgaagttaaatgcattttaaacgacttagaatgaaattcgcatgataggatttaaattcaatggttgcatacgcatgtgatatctttccgaaatagccatctttcacctagtagagaccgttattgcaacgggcggggttgggtgttgttttaatgaaattaaattaacttcctaacacgtaaagtcacacgaattcaaatctctaaaattggtttctaaattccatttaaaaatttagtggcgactcttttaaaattaaaaatgttttgaaaaaagcATTTGAGTGGAGCGTTTTTCCATGGTCCACACTACTGtttgagttcaaagatgttttcacATGGTCTTAAAAAAACTTGCCGgaaattgatagggaaattgcagaggaTAGGATCCTGATCAAACCAGGCTTCAATCCAGTAAAGCATAAGCTACGCAGAATGCGTTCGGAGTGGTCTTTAAAGGTTAAAGAAGAAATTGATAAACAGCTCAAATTCGGGTTCATCAAGTTGTCGGAATATTCAGATTGGGTCGCCAATGTAGTGCCAGTACCGAAAAAGGATGGTAAGGTTCGTGTGTGCATGGACTTTCGAGATCTGAACAAAGCTAGTTCGAAGGACGACTTTCCGGTAGCCGAGATGTCGTTATCACTCTATCTAACTGTCACGGATTCAGCAATaggggctatgttagcccaaacagttgacgaagaagaaagagctatttactacatCAGTAAAAATTTCTTAGACTATGAAGTAAAGTATACACCTCTTGAAAATACGTGTTTGGCCCTAGTCTGGGCAACGAAGAAATtaagacattacatgctcagctacagtgtgagtgtactccaaaatggatccgatcaagtacttgtttgaaaaaccagtgcTAAATGGGAGAATGTCGAGATGGACACTCATTTTAtcagagtttgatctcaaatatgtacctttgaaagtaaTAAGGGAAGGGCAGTCACCGATTTCCTCGCCGACAATCCAATCGAAAAAATAGATGTCGTTGACACTTAGTCATTTCCCGACGAAGACGTGGTACACGTCGATAATGACATGTGGTATttttatttcgatggagcatcgaactatatgGGATATAGAGTAGGAATTTTTCTCATCTCGCCAACAGGTGAACACGTGCCCATGTCCATCAAGCTGGATTTCAATGTCACAAACAAcaccgctgaatatgaagcatgtttgCTTGGTTTACGCAGTGCTATACACTTGGGTGTGAAGAAATTGTTAGTACATGGAGACTCGTCCCTTTTGATCAATCAAGTGGTTGGGTCGTGGAAAATTAAGAGCCAAAGTTTGGCCCCATATAAAACCAGAATCGAAGAATTGGAAAAATACTTCGAGGATATTCGGTATGTTCACCTCCCGAGTgaggaaaatcagtttgcagatgcATTGTCTAAGCTAGCTACCTTGATCAACATTCCCAACCACATAGACAGTATgctaatatgtgtcgaacgaagatcatcaccttcCTATGTGAATGTAATCGATGATGCCGAGGAAGGTGAAACCGAACCCTGGTACACAGCCATTTCGAAATTCAGGGAAACAGGAGAGTATCCTCCCAACCTTGACCTGCGTTGGAAGCGTGCTCTCCGAATGTTATCCACCCAATTCATCAAGACCGATGATGGGCAATTGTATAAGAAGACGGCTCAAGGTGTTTTGTTATTATGCATCGATAGACCGATGATAGTAGGGTTTGTCGTCATTTCCAAAtcaaaaataatttataaaacccaattaaaaaGTAGTATTTAATCGGGGTCGAACACAAAGCTGGCAGGGGTGTATACTTAGTCGGTTAAAATCCTATTTTAGTCAAACAAGAGGAAGATTGGTTGAttataaactaagatgcaaactACGATAAAAAAAGTAAGCTAAAATGAAAGTATAATTGATCAATGCGAGAAAGACTAAAGCTTTCGGGTTCACTTGGGTTATTGggcatgaaacaaggtaaacATGGGAAATGGGTGATGCAAATAGTCAAGAATTATACCTAATGTCTTAGGACACCTAGAATTCATTAACCAACTTTCATGTGAATAACTAAAACTCGTCACACACATACACAAGGATCATCTAATAGTCTACACACCAAGATTGTTCATCCCCTAGTATAGACGTCAAGATAACCAAACATGCGAGAAAATACTCAAACTTTCATAGGAGCAATTCAACAAACACTTCATGTGCAAGAAAGTGAAGACCAACAAACCACCCAAATCTATATGTTATCAACCCAAATTCACACCCATTTACTACCCAAGATCTCCCTAAGCTCTAGATGaggactactcacacatgtttaaGAATGAAAAACCAACAATAAGATGGAACAATACACACACAAACATGCTAAACATAATAAAGATAGAAACTTTGAATGAAAACAATAAGTAAAGAACAAAATTAAACTAATGAAATTAAATGTAAATTAAAGATgagaaattgtaccaacaaagaggaaagtaaaaagcttggataataatggaagaatgaatttcttcaaatctttaaaataaaaCCCAAATAACTAAGACTAGAACTAGATCTACactaatttgatgagtaattaaagtctaattaaggaaagattataaCTTTAATGAGAGGAAAATTGAGAGAGGAGAAATATTTTAACTAGGGTTCTAAAGATGTTTGAGAGGAATAATCTAACTAGTCTAATTGGCGGTCTAATGTAAGGTAGTGTGTCTTAATTAATATAAGAGGAGAGCTTTATATAGCCCCTCTAATTACAAGTTTAGTTAGACTAACTAATGATAATgatattctaataataatactaactctaataaaaatactaataattataataatactaataataataataataatcctcaTCCTAATAGCAAACCAATCGACAAATAAGAGCAACAACATACAACGCATCGAAAAGGGCAAATACGCAGCAAGGAATTGATGTGGGTGTAGTGGGAGCTGGTGAGGCGGCAGATGGTATGCCGGCATATAGAACAAAATTGATGCGAGATTAGGAATGCGGTGTTATGTGCCGGTATGTCGGCTGCCGGGCAACCGGTAGAGAAGCACAAAAGTGATGCGAGAATGATGAGGTGGTGTTGTGTACTGGCGAGTCGGCTGCCGGTGAGTATGCCGGCAGCGATCACTTCACAAAAGAGGAGAGTATTGGGTGTGTTCCCTTGCCGGTTAGGGTAGTCGGCTGCTGATGTGACCATAaatagcgcatatttagcccccgaattagccttgttcccatgctttttagtgcatatttgggtcatttcttatctttagttctttgttttgcatattctttgagattttgatcccttggtaggaaaggagtaagaatcttgcatttccaTGGCAAaccgagactaaattgatcgaattcaatgaccaagcatcaaggagagacaagattagaaggcctttgtacatatcatagtagaagagcaatgttgagaaaggatccttgagtccccaagaaAATCCCCAAGGGAtttgtgaagaaaagggaagaaaagaagaagatgtgttgctgagtgacaatccgtgcgaattttcaccaatccgtccgtcccgcagctgcagaatccgtgcggctttgcaccattccgctcggattccacctccacaatccgaccggattcccttgaatccgctcggattccaacgccagattccgcccgtcccgaccttattccgcccggattccagcacagcacgatttccttttctccaagctacaaagaaagaagcccttccttcgaaaaataccggagtctccttgctcaatctaaaaagtgtaattactagtttagcccttagttaaccctaatgcatcctccctaatttccactataaataccccattagtctaattagaggagcatgttcttcttatcaataattagagtagttaatatcaatcaaatctctctttagtattgtaatcaacaattaatcaagttttaatacaagttttatttccttaatctctcttttgttcatcctttattttgggtaattgaagattatttgggttattattgggagattgacaacctctcaacctctcaatcaagcattcaagtacttcttttatctttgctttattattggaatcattagtaggtataatctcttaatccctttttaattattgttaattactttcatttattcatcatgtttcatattgttggtatgattgacaaccttgctagcatgatcaacatgataatgagtgagtagtctcttagctagggttaaatgggtgattagggaaaaccaacatggggaatgattcatgcttaaattaatatgctttcatgttttatttgcttgcttgttttgatctcaactcatgcacatgttatgtttgatgaaatgctaagcctatgaatccttgcatttaccaccatcacctatcttttcaatgagacttgtaagacataacccaactcgagtctcattagaccatgcatgttgttgagtagggaagattaagtcgacttgtaggtgttgtacaatctaatcgattcggctccgggtcccaaactttcctaggattgtaagatataacccaactcaatccatcacaacaataattgcttgcttataatttgagaacatgtttgtatgatcatatcccatgatttccccatgatcccatgacaccctagtgccttttaatcaattgtttacacccctttaattcatcttgcttgtttattttcattgctattttagtttagtgaccttctacatcaacccaatttgtgacaccccttagacaccactagttgcaatagaaatatcatttcaatacccgtcccttgggatccgacctttacttgcctctttactaattgtagagttgtttgtgaagttataaattgtgttttgattcgaccgtgacccaacgaccacatctttaattgtgaacacgaaacggacccgatcaaaaatggcgccgttgccggggacggtgtttacttgatttagatttctttttattgttattagttgtgtctttcttcgccttggggaagtaaaactcctcaaggtttgttctaattgttttcgagttgtttgatattttgcatgtctagaaggttacaaggtgatttgttaccttttgaccgtgaaatcgaaagaaccttgacgaacaataggagacttgttaggaggaatttaagaggtattagtgaagttgttcaacccactaatGAGttcgtcaatcctttcgcaatagaaggagaggagaacccattacacaataccccacaaaatccacctacaatgcctaaattctcgtcacactccgtacccaccgaggagaatctaccaaatggtactcctacaccgcaacatctaaccggaaattttattgccaagtccaccttcatccaattagttgagaggagccaatttggggggatgcctagtgaagaccctcattctcatatggaaaccttttgcgactattgtgatgcaatctctcaaacgggcgtgactcaagaccaaattacaTGGGTTTTATTTCCTTCTTCTTTAATCGGCACcacgaagcaatggttgaagggcctcgataaggccaccctcggaatagattcttggaagaagttggctctagctttctacaaaaaattctacccaccggaaaagactaacatgctaagagctcaaattacgggttttaagcaaagggatgaagaatcttttatgaagcttgggagcggttcaagggaatttgtcgctcatgtcctcaccatggacttagcgaatggtttttggtacaacaattttggaatggtttatatgaagattctaggaacattctcaatatgggatcaaatggaatgttcaccgaagttgatgacaatcaaacatggaacaagattgaggaaatggcggtccataactcacaatatagtagacctcgaaaggctactagaggaggaaagcatgaagtggactccgttactcaattgggtgctcaacttagtgctcacattgacacaatcaacttgaagtttgaacaagctatggctagacttgaagaaaactcaaaatcatcaaagcatcatgttaatgccatgacggcatcctcatcaatcccaagtgggatatgtgagaattgtggaactttgggacatgaccaaggtgaatgtaggggaacaaatgaacaagtgaatgctttccaagcatacaagagtggtaccccttattcaaacttttacaatgaaaacaccaaattccatccaaatctctcatacaaaagccaaaatgttcaaaaccctcaaa from Silene latifolia isolate original U9 population chromosome 2, ASM4854445v1, whole genome shotgun sequence encodes the following:
- the LOC141641340 gene encoding uncharacterized protein LOC141641340, with translation MGYRVGIFLISPTGEHVPMSIKLDFNVTNNTAEYEACLLGLRSAIHLGVKKLLVHGDSSLLINQVVGSWKIKSQSLAPYKTRIEELEKYFEDIRYVHLPSEENQFADALSKLATLINIPNHIDSMLICVERRSSPSYVNVIDDAEEGETEPWYTAISKFRETGEYPPNLDLRWKRALRMLSTQFIKTDDGQLYKKTAQAAAGGIGCRCCLCIGMRQRWSMLMVRDDEVIWNIDVVGGDEC